The Acidobacteriota bacterium DNA window CCTACTGCTGCTCCACCATCTCCAACAAGGCCACCCGGTGCGCCCACTGCACGGCCGATGTACCGGCGGTGTCCTGATCGTCCAGCCGGTTGCCGGAGCATCCGGGCCGGTCAGGTGAGCCGGCAGATAGAGACGTGCCCGGATGGCTGTTGGGTTATCCGGACAGCGGACGCGCCGGCCTCAGCCGGTCCAACAGGCCTCTGAGGTAGCCTGTGGCATGGCTGGCATGGTGGGCCGCGATGAACAGGGGAACGACAGCGGCCAAGGGCGGATCCCGTCGGGACACGGCGGCATGGACGCCGGCTGCGGCCAACAGGAGACCGTAACCGGCCGCTTCCGCCAGCGGAATTCGGAATAACAGGGGGTGAATCACCCCGGCGAGGACGGACAAGCCTAGGGCGACAAGGGCGACCGCCGGCAGCGCATAAAAAAAATGGGTGCCTGGACGACGGGCGCGTTCTCGGGCGAGGGCGATGTTGCGATGCACGAAAGCAACAGGCGTGGTCTCCCGCTCGTGACTGACTACGGCCGATGGTGCAAATCCCACCGCCAATCCCCGCCGGCGCAGCCGCTGGGCCAATTCCTGTTCCCATGACTCCGCCACCGTGTGATCGAAGCCGCCGACCTCTAGAAACGCTTGGCGATCCACAGCCATGTTCCAATGACGTGGATAGTAGGCCCGGCCGCCGGCGCCGCCGGCGCGCACGCCGCCGGATCCCAGGGGTGAGGTGAGCACATAATCCAGGCTC harbors:
- a CDS encoding glycosyltransferase — encoded protein: MDNLPPFTIIVFTEHHPAGLERLLAALSRGEIESRAQVIVLDPDGRPERRAVATARGAEYLVPDPPHRPAAWNQGAARAVAGRLAFTDDDAVLQTGWLAAFSAALGKGLVFAGGPDRVPAGAPLSLRSLDYVLTSPLGSGGVRAGGAGGRAYYPRHWNMAVDRQAFLEVGGFDHTVAESWEQELAQRLRRRGLAVGFAPSAVVSHERETTPVAFVHRNIALARERARRPGTHFFYALPAVALVALGLSVLAGVIHPLLFRIPLAEAAGYGLLLAAAGVHAAVSRRDPPLAAVVPLFIAAHHASHATGYLRGLLDRLRPARPLSG